The following are encoded in a window of Haloarcula halophila genomic DNA:
- a CDS encoding metallophosphoesterase family protein yields the protein MVSTPTLDPAIDAEHRHIDSDQWANIYVVGDVHGCRRTLERLLDELDPATDELVVFVGDLVRKGPDSKGVLDIVRERENLLSVRGNNEQKLIDGRKSIDALTDGDLAYIESLPVLLSWDGAVVVHGGIDHRKPVVEHSLTELLNNRSLVPDGSYDRPYWFETRREGPRVFFGHTVLSEPLVTDWAVGLDTGCVYGGQLTAYDTAADELVTVDPPETYQSRSADSIVDPQLQSVPQ from the coding sequence ATGGTATCGACACCGACACTCGATCCGGCTATCGACGCGGAGCACAGACATATCGACAGCGATCAGTGGGCGAACATCTACGTCGTCGGCGACGTCCACGGCTGTCGGAGGACGTTGGAACGGCTCCTCGACGAACTCGACCCGGCGACCGACGAACTCGTCGTCTTCGTCGGCGATCTGGTCAGGAAAGGCCCCGACAGCAAGGGCGTCCTCGATATCGTCCGCGAGCGCGAGAACCTCCTGAGCGTCCGTGGGAACAACGAACAGAAACTGATCGACGGCCGCAAGTCCATCGACGCGCTCACGGACGGGGACCTGGCGTATATCGAGTCCCTACCCGTACTGCTCTCCTGGGACGGCGCCGTCGTCGTCCACGGCGGTATCGACCACCGCAAACCCGTCGTCGAACACAGTCTCACGGAACTGCTGAACAACCGGTCGCTGGTCCCCGACGGGAGCTACGACCGACCCTACTGGTTCGAGACACGCCGGGAAGGCCCCCGTGTGTTCTTCGGCCACACCGTCCTCTCGGAGCCACTGGTCACCGACTGGGCCGTCGGTCTCGATACGGGCTGTGTCTACGGCGGCCAGCTGACCGCCTACGACACCGCGGCGGACGAACTCGTCACCGTCGACCCGCCGGAGACGTACCAGTCCCGGTCGGCCGACAGCATCGTCGATCCGCAACTCCAGTCCGTTCCGCAGTGA
- a CDS encoding 30S ribosomal protein S8e — protein MKDQGRSPRKRTGGRRRPNHKKKKHELGTESTETQVGEPKLKVVDSRGNTQKVRAVTTDIASVADGATTHEATIENVVENPSNPNYARRNIITKGAIIDTSQGRARVTSRPGQDGQVNAVAVE, from the coding sequence ATGAAAGACCAGGGACGCTCCCCACGCAAGCGGACAGGCGGCCGACGGCGGCCCAACCACAAGAAGAAGAAACACGAACTGGGCACCGAGTCCACCGAGACCCAGGTCGGCGAGCCGAAACTGAAGGTCGTCGACTCCCGCGGCAACACCCAGAAAGTCCGTGCGGTCACCACCGACATCGCGAGCGTCGCCGACGGCGCGACGACCCACGAGGCGACCATCGAGAACGTCGTCGAGAACCCCTCGAACCCCAACTACGCCCGCCGGAACATCATCACCAAGGGCGCGATCATCGACACCTCCCAAGGCCGAGCGCGCGTCACCTCCCGCCCCGGACAGGACGGGCAGGTCAACGCCGTCGCCGTCGAGTAA
- the mch gene encoding methenyltetrahydromethanopterin cyclohydrolase, whose amino-acid sequence MESLNRMATELIDEAIDFAEELTIDVHALEGDAAVLDFGVEVPGAVEAGLLLAEIQTAGLATVQSTMGTVAGAPLTHVELSTDHPALALLCSQKGGWELSTEDFEGLGSGPARALVAEEEIFERVGYRESDDFAVLAVESDRLPDERVAEAVAERTGVPETGVFLPTFATASLTGSVVAAARAAELAVFRLTELGFDPVSVLSANASAPVAPVAGDEETAMARTTDALAYGGEVHLTVDESFDRFDEVASVAATEYDRPLAGVFEDADWEFTELPVELFAPAQVTIDVVGGDTHVVGSTSEDVLAESFGLDGQ is encoded by the coding sequence ATGGAGAGTCTCAACCGAATGGCCACGGAACTTATCGACGAGGCCATCGACTTCGCCGAGGAGCTGACGATCGACGTCCACGCCTTAGAGGGTGACGCCGCAGTCCTGGACTTCGGGGTCGAGGTCCCCGGTGCCGTCGAAGCCGGGCTCTTGCTGGCGGAGATCCAGACCGCCGGGCTGGCGACGGTCCAGTCGACGATGGGGACCGTCGCCGGCGCACCCCTGACCCACGTCGAACTGTCGACCGATCACCCGGCGCTGGCCCTGCTGTGCTCGCAAAAAGGTGGCTGGGAACTCTCGACCGAGGACTTCGAGGGGCTGGGGAGCGGTCCCGCACGCGCGTTGGTCGCCGAGGAGGAGATCTTCGAACGGGTCGGCTACCGCGAGTCCGACGATTTCGCCGTCCTGGCGGTCGAGTCCGATCGACTACCCGACGAGCGTGTCGCGGAGGCCGTCGCCGAGCGGACCGGCGTCCCCGAGACCGGCGTGTTCCTCCCGACGTTCGCGACGGCGAGTCTCACCGGGAGCGTCGTCGCTGCCGCTCGGGCGGCCGAACTCGCGGTGTTCCGGCTCACGGAACTCGGATTCGATCCCGTTTCGGTGCTGTCGGCGAACGCGAGCGCTCCGGTCGCACCGGTGGCCGGCGACGAGGAGACAGCGATGGCCCGGACGACCGACGCCCTGGCGTACGGCGGGGAAGTCCACCTGACCGTCGACGAGTCGTTCGACCGCTTCGACGAGGTGGCCTCCGTCGCCGCCACGGAGTACGACCGGCCGCTGGCCGGCGTCTTCGAGGACGCCGACTGGGAGTTCACGGAGCTACCGGTCGAACTGTTCGCCCCCGCACAGGTGACAATCGACGTGGTCGGCGGGGATACACACGTGGTCGGGTCGACGAGCGAAGACGTTCTCGCCGAGAGTTTCGGCCTCGACGGTCAGTAG
- the ppk1 gene encoding polyphosphate kinase 1 → MDELPPPYEPDRDVDLQDPELYLNRELSELSFQRRVMHEALDDRNPLLERVRFLSIVTRNLDEFVMKRIGGLKQQIEAGITEAAADGRTPQEQWTEVHDVLGPMLEKQADCYRSMLRPALADAGIDILAYEDLTAAEQTRMREYFEESVLPTLTPLSFDPAHPFPFISNRSLSLAVLTRSPDTEEPTFTRVKIPPNRPRLVQVGEDSRYVLVEEVIERNLDLLLSNVEIVDTALFRLTRNAEVRRDEEIAEDLIEMIEEVLEQRRFATVVRMEIERDAHPRIRQTLKRQLELDEREIYDLPGPLDYREFMSLTELDRPELKLEPWTPQPHPRLEDTAWSAFEQDDSSDDIFEQIDERDILLHHPYHDFGTTVQRFLSEAASDPDVLAVKAAIYRTASDSQVIQSLIDAAENGKQVAVMVELKARFDEQNNLEWIRRLEENGIHVAYGTIGLKTHTKTALVVREEDDSVELYSHVGTGNYHSETAKGYVDLGLLTADRDIGQDLVTLFNSFTGPGLDEEFRKLLVAPVTMRREFTRYIRREARHAQAGRPARIVVKVNGLEDPKIVEELYRASMAGVEIDLIVRDICRLRPGLAVSQNVTVHSIVGRFLEHSRIFYFRNGAPAPGETVTGGGEPEYYIGSADWMTRNLDSRVEAVTPVENPEIRRQLKFVLELLLSDNRKRWTMNEDGSYDQQYPDDGEPVVNVQAILMREALKASRNDNVTDGIPSDYPVDGELLVGGETAASVSSSTADGGRDTLERYADHWYRPDSETYAYAVRTPAGDRRYYESRAGAVDALERFYG, encoded by the coding sequence ATGGACGAGTTACCGCCACCCTACGAGCCCGATCGGGACGTCGACCTGCAGGACCCCGAACTGTATCTGAACCGGGAACTGAGCGAACTCTCCTTCCAGCGCCGGGTCATGCACGAGGCGTTAGACGACCGCAATCCGCTGTTGGAGCGTGTCAGGTTCCTCTCGATCGTGACGCGGAACCTCGACGAGTTCGTGATGAAACGTATCGGCGGACTGAAACAACAGATCGAGGCCGGCATCACCGAGGCGGCCGCCGACGGGCGGACGCCACAGGAACAGTGGACGGAAGTCCACGACGTTCTGGGACCGATGCTAGAGAAGCAGGCCGACTGTTACCGGTCGATGCTCCGCCCGGCGCTTGCCGACGCTGGGATCGACATCCTCGCGTACGAGGACCTGACCGCCGCCGAACAGACCCGGATGCGGGAGTACTTCGAGGAGTCGGTACTGCCGACCCTGACCCCGCTATCGTTCGACCCCGCCCACCCGTTCCCGTTTATCTCCAACCGGTCGCTGTCGCTCGCGGTGTTGACCCGCTCGCCCGACACCGAGGAGCCGACGTTCACCCGGGTGAAGATCCCACCCAACCGTCCGCGGCTGGTCCAGGTCGGCGAGGACAGCCGGTACGTCCTCGTCGAGGAGGTCATCGAACGGAACCTCGATCTCCTGCTGTCGAACGTCGAGATCGTCGACACGGCCCTGTTCCGACTGACCCGGAACGCGGAGGTCCGGCGCGACGAGGAGATCGCCGAAGACCTCATCGAGATGATCGAGGAGGTCCTCGAACAGCGGCGGTTCGCGACGGTCGTCCGGATGGAGATCGAACGGGACGCCCACCCGCGGATACGCCAGACGCTCAAACGACAACTCGAACTCGACGAGCGGGAGATCTACGACCTTCCCGGGCCGCTCGACTACCGGGAGTTCATGTCCCTGACCGAGTTGGATCGACCGGAACTGAAACTCGAACCCTGGACCCCCCAGCCACATCCCCGGCTGGAAGACACCGCCTGGTCGGCCTTCGAGCAGGACGACAGCAGCGACGACATCTTCGAACAGATCGACGAGCGTGACATCCTGTTGCACCACCCGTACCACGATTTCGGGACCACCGTCCAGCGGTTCCTCTCGGAGGCCGCGAGCGATCCGGACGTGCTCGCGGTGAAGGCGGCGATCTACCGGACAGCCAGCGATTCCCAGGTGATCCAGTCGCTGATCGACGCCGCCGAGAACGGTAAACAGGTCGCGGTGATGGTCGAACTGAAGGCCCGTTTCGACGAGCAGAACAACCTCGAATGGATTCGCCGACTGGAGGAAAACGGCATCCACGTCGCCTACGGGACGATCGGGCTCAAGACCCACACCAAGACGGCACTCGTCGTCCGTGAAGAGGACGACAGCGTCGAGTTGTACTCTCACGTCGGGACCGGGAACTACCACTCGGAGACGGCCAAGGGCTACGTCGATCTGGGGCTTTTGACCGCCGACCGGGACATCGGCCAGGACCTCGTGACGCTGTTCAACTCCTTTACCGGCCCCGGCCTCGACGAGGAGTTCCGGAAGCTGCTCGTCGCGCCTGTCACGATGCGACGGGAGTTTACCCGCTACATCCGTCGGGAGGCCCGCCACGCACAGGCCGGGCGCCCCGCACGTATCGTCGTGAAGGTCAACGGCCTCGAAGACCCGAAGATTGTCGAAGAGCTGTACCGCGCGTCGATGGCTGGCGTCGAGATCGACCTGATCGTCCGGGACATCTGTCGGCTCCGGCCGGGACTAGCGGTCAGTCAAAACGTCACCGTCCACTCGATCGTCGGTCGCTTCCTCGAACACTCCCGGATCTTCTACTTCCGCAACGGTGCTCCCGCGCCCGGTGAGACAGTCACCGGTGGTGGCGAGCCGGAGTACTACATCGGCAGTGCCGACTGGATGACCCGCAACCTCGACAGCCGGGTCGAAGCGGTCACGCCGGTCGAGAACCCCGAGATCCGTCGCCAACTGAAGTTCGTCCTCGAACTGCTGCTGTCGGACAACCGCAAACGCTGGACGATGAACGAGGACGGGAGCTACGACCAGCAGTACCCCGACGACGGCGAACCCGTCGTCAACGTCCAGGCGATCCTGATGCGCGAAGCGCTGAAAGCCAGCCGCAACGACAACGTCACCGACGGGATCCCGAGCGACTACCCGGTCGACGGTGAGCTACTCGTCGGCGGGGAGACGGCTGCCTCCGTCTCGTCTTCGACCGCAGACGGCGGTCGAGACACCTTGGAACGGTACGCTGACCACTGGTACCGTCCGGACAGTGAGACGTACGCGTACGCAGTCAGAACTCCGGCAGGCGATCGGCGGTACTACGAGAGCCGAGCGGGTGCGGTGGACGCGCTCGAACGGTTCTACGGTTAG
- a CDS encoding phosphoglycolate phosphatase, producing MSPETPPLAVDIDGTLTDDRRALNPRVIPVIRNWPERVVVATGKAMPFPIALCEFLGIERTVIAENGGVVFVESTDRLELVGDKAAADAVAAAYRDQGYDLGFGTVDLANRWRETEIVVQIDQPVAPLEVLAEDHGLVVLDTGYAYHVTDPSVDKGTGLETVCAELDHEPGDFLAVGDSENDAQLFDVAGESVAVANADPTARERADRVTEASYADGFLEAVAPYRE from the coding sequence ATGTCTCCCGAGACGCCGCCGCTGGCGGTCGATATCGACGGAACGCTGACCGACGACAGGCGGGCGCTCAACCCGCGGGTGATCCCGGTGATCCGGAACTGGCCCGAGCGGGTCGTCGTCGCCACCGGGAAGGCGATGCCGTTCCCGATCGCGCTGTGTGAGTTCCTGGGGATCGAGCGGACGGTGATCGCCGAGAACGGCGGCGTCGTCTTCGTCGAGTCGACCGACCGGCTGGAGTTGGTCGGCGACAAGGCGGCCGCGGACGCGGTGGCGGCCGCCTACCGCGACCAGGGGTACGACCTGGGCTTCGGGACTGTGGACCTCGCCAACCGCTGGCGCGAGACCGAGATCGTCGTCCAGATCGACCAGCCAGTCGCGCCCCTGGAGGTACTGGCCGAGGACCACGGTCTGGTCGTCCTCGATACGGGCTATGCCTACCACGTCACCGACCCCAGCGTCGACAAGGGGACCGGACTCGAAACGGTCTGTGCGGAACTGGACCACGAACCGGGCGACTTCTTGGCCGTCGGGGACTCCGAGAACGACGCCCAACTGTTCGATGTCGCCGGTGAGTCCGTCGCGGTCGCGAACGCCGATCCCACCGCCCGTGAGCGTGCCGATCGGGTCACCGAGGCGAGCTACGCCGACGGCTTCCTCGAAGCGGTAGCGCCGTATCGTGAGTGA
- a CDS encoding DUF7501 family protein, with the protein MATTETWTDPDRCPFCGARLSSPGAGFVDHVQTTPECEDAFGTWRDRVDDDLVRGWTG; encoded by the coding sequence ATGGCAACGACCGAAACGTGGACTGACCCGGACCGCTGTCCGTTCTGTGGCGCGAGACTCTCCTCGCCCGGCGCCGGCTTCGTCGACCACGTCCAGACGACTCCGGAGTGCGAAGACGCGTTCGGTACCTGGCGGGACCGCGTCGACGACGATCTCGTGCGGGGCTGGACCGGGTGA
- a CDS encoding GTPBP1 family GTP-binding protein gives MSPDQAVLRRALDRGEEEGGSVEFKERLTENLHLSEGRLESLTAQLRHRVLSGDGEATYVVGVTDDGGIAGISPGEFSESMDVLSLLAEEAGAHIEAVQTWGVDGVTDDGAPSADDSEEAPEGIVGVATVREGAVLQDDDHIVVGTAGHVDHGKSTLVGSLVTGEADDGEGSTRGFLDVQPHEVERGLSADLSYGVYGFDDDGPIRMDNPHRKTDRARVVEEADRLVSFVDTVGHEPWLRTTIRGLVGQKLDYGLLTVAADDGVTETTREHLGILLATDLPTIVTITKADIVSEERVAEVEREVERALREVDKTPLRVERHGVRTAIEEISETVVPVLTTSAVTQEGLDDLDAMFEALPKTTGEVGEFRMYIDRTYNVQGVGAVASGTIKAGEVEAGDELLLGPMQDGAFREVEVRSIEMHYHRVDEAKAGRIVGIALKGVREADIQRGMVLLPRDADPTPVREFEAEVMVLNHPTRIGDGYEPVIHLETISEAGVFHPEGGQLLPGDAGQTRVRFKFRSYLVEEGQKFVFREGRSKGVGTVTDVTPAE, from the coding sequence ATGAGCCCCGACCAGGCCGTCCTCAGACGCGCGCTTGACCGCGGCGAGGAAGAGGGCGGCAGCGTCGAGTTCAAGGAGCGGCTCACGGAGAACCTTCACCTCTCGGAGGGCCGCCTGGAGTCGCTTACAGCCCAGTTGCGACATCGCGTCCTCTCGGGGGACGGCGAGGCGACCTACGTCGTCGGCGTCACTGACGACGGCGGCATCGCCGGCATCTCGCCGGGGGAGTTCTCCGAATCGATGGACGTGTTGAGCCTGCTGGCCGAGGAGGCCGGCGCACACATCGAGGCGGTCCAGACGTGGGGCGTCGACGGCGTCACCGACGACGGGGCGCCATCGGCCGACGACAGCGAGGAAGCCCCGGAGGGCATCGTCGGTGTCGCGACCGTCCGAGAAGGTGCGGTCCTCCAGGACGACGACCACATCGTCGTCGGCACCGCCGGTCACGTCGACCACGGCAAGTCCACGCTCGTGGGCTCGCTGGTCACCGGCGAGGCCGACGACGGCGAGGGGTCGACCCGCGGGTTCCTCGACGTTCAGCCCCACGAGGTCGAGCGGGGCCTTTCGGCGGACCTGTCCTACGGCGTTTACGGCTTCGACGACGACGGGCCGATCCGGATGGACAACCCGCACCGCAAGACCGACCGGGCGCGCGTCGTCGAGGAGGCCGACCGCCTGGTCAGCTTCGTCGACACCGTCGGCCACGAGCCCTGGCTCCGGACGACGATCCGTGGCCTGGTCGGGCAGAAACTCGACTACGGCTTGCTGACGGTCGCGGCCGACGACGGCGTGACCGAGACCACCCGCGAGCATCTCGGTATCCTGCTGGCGACGGATCTACCGACTATCGTCACGATCACGAAGGCCGATATCGTCTCCGAGGAGCGTGTCGCCGAGGTCGAACGCGAGGTCGAGCGAGCGCTGCGGGAGGTCGACAAGACCCCGCTACGTGTCGAGCGCCACGGCGTCCGGACGGCGATCGAGGAGATCTCCGAGACGGTCGTCCCGGTGCTGACGACCAGTGCGGTCACCCAGGAAGGGCTGGACGATCTGGACGCGATGTTCGAGGCCCTGCCGAAGACGACCGGCGAAGTCGGCGAGTTCCGGATGTACATCGACCGGACCTACAACGTCCAGGGTGTCGGCGCGGTCGCCTCGGGAACCATCAAGGCCGGCGAGGTCGAGGCCGGTGACGAACTCCTGCTCGGACCGATGCAGGACGGGGCTTTCCGTGAGGTCGAGGTCCGCTCGATCGAGATGCACTACCATCGGGTCGACGAGGCCAAGGCGGGCCGGATCGTCGGGATCGCACTGAAAGGCGTCCGCGAGGCCGACATCCAGCGCGGGATGGTCCTGCTGCCACGGGACGCCGATCCGACCCCGGTCCGGGAGTTCGAGGCCGAAGTGATGGTGTTGAACCACCCGACCCGGATCGGCGACGGCTACGAACCCGTGATCCATCTCGAGACGATCAGCGAAGCCGGCGTCTTCCACCCCGAGGGTGGGCAGTTGCTCCCGGGCGATGCCGGCCAGACGCGTGTCCGGTTCAAGTTCCGGTCGTACCTCGTCGAGGAAGGCCAGAAGTTCGTCTTCCGGGAGGGCCGCTCGAAGGGCGTCGGGACCGTCACCGACGTGACGCCGGCGGAGTAG
- a CDS encoding NAD(P)-dependent oxidoreductase has protein sequence MDILLFGATGRSGSRFLELALADGHPVTAFVRDPSDLPSDVSVVEGDVTDSDAVAAAVPDHDAVVSALGPTDGDDCAVLTDGVRNVVDAMEATGVARLVAVGAAGVLQATPRHLRLDTPEFPARLRDIAAAHRAAYEAIRASNLDWTLVCPPFMPDGEPTNHYRTTAEYLPDGGQSVSSGDVAACVYEVLIEDRYHRERVGIAY, from the coding sequence ATGGACATTCTCCTCTTCGGGGCCACGGGTCGGTCCGGGAGCCGCTTTCTCGAACTCGCTCTAGCCGACGGCCATCCCGTGACCGCCTTCGTCCGTGATCCGTCCGACCTCCCGTCGGACGTCTCCGTCGTCGAGGGCGACGTCACCGACTCCGACGCGGTCGCCGCTGCGGTCCCAGACCACGACGCCGTCGTCAGTGCGCTCGGGCCGACCGACGGCGACGACTGCGCTGTCCTGACCGATGGGGTCAGGAACGTGGTCGACGCCATGGAAGCGACCGGCGTCGCGAGGCTCGTCGCCGTCGGTGCGGCCGGCGTCCTCCAGGCGACACCCCGGCACCTCCGGTTGGACACGCCGGAGTTCCCGGCCCGACTCCGGGATATCGCCGCCGCCCATCGGGCCGCCTACGAGGCGATCCGAGCCTCGAATCTCGACTGGACGCTGGTCTGTCCACCGTTCATGCCCGACGGGGAGCCGACCAACCACTACCGGACGACCGCGGAGTACCTCCCGGACGGCGGCCAATCGGTATCCTCGGGTGACGTGGCCGCCTGCGTCTATGAGGTGCTGATCGAGGATCGCTACCACCGCGAACGGGTCGGCATCGCCTACTGA
- a CDS encoding DUF2240 family protein: MSLKTAVAAPFRQRGTDRMGESEFVVALSLDRDWFSPDQAKTLVDVAEGEGFVTRDGDDLVVGFDPGTVDIPDGFVPSEDVLQSRSTFERLLEAVVSTGIEKRTAVGEINALQSEIGVTVETAAVLYARREGIEVADLAADVREEL; the protein is encoded by the coding sequence ATGAGTCTGAAGACGGCCGTCGCCGCCCCGTTCCGACAGCGCGGGACCGACAGAATGGGCGAGAGCGAGTTCGTCGTCGCGCTCTCGCTGGACCGGGACTGGTTCTCGCCGGACCAGGCGAAGACGCTGGTCGATGTCGCCGAGGGAGAGGGGTTCGTCACCCGGGACGGCGACGACCTCGTCGTCGGGTTCGACCCGGGGACGGTCGACATCCCCGACGGGTTCGTCCCTTCGGAGGACGTGCTCCAGTCCCGGTCGACGTTCGAACGGCTCCTCGAAGCCGTCGTCTCGACAGGCATCGAGAAGCGAACCGCCGTCGGCGAGATCAACGCACTCCAGTCCGAGATCGGCGTCACCGTCGAGACCGCGGCAGTCCTGTACGCACGCCGGGAGGGGATCGAGGTGGCGGACCTGGCGGCCGACGTTCGGGAGGAACTCTGA
- the pyrF gene encoding orotidine-5'-phosphate decarboxylase, which produces MQFFDRLADRIDAVDSVLSVGLDPDPDRLPDAVADADLPRFQFNRRIIDATHDHTACYKPNAAFYEDPDGWRALRETIAYAHGKDVPVLLDAKRADIGNTARQYARILDDDHGPAADAITVNPFLGRDSLEPFLQREDKGVFVLGRTSNPGGADLQNLELASGEPLYERVVHLADLWNDNGNVGLVVGATAPEELESIRELVPEIPFLVPGVGAQGGDAEAAVEHGLADGVGLVNSSRGIIFAGEGAADRGDETAFFDAAGQAAKQLSARLNQYR; this is translated from the coding sequence ATGCAGTTCTTCGATCGCCTCGCCGACCGTATCGACGCCGTCGACAGTGTCCTCTCGGTGGGACTGGACCCCGACCCCGACCGGCTCCCCGACGCCGTCGCTGACGCCGACCTCCCGCGGTTCCAGTTCAACCGCCGGATCATCGACGCGACCCACGACCACACGGCCTGTTACAAACCCAACGCCGCCTTCTACGAGGACCCCGACGGCTGGCGTGCGCTCCGTGAGACCATCGCCTACGCCCACGGCAAGGACGTCCCGGTCCTGCTTGACGCCAAGCGGGCCGACATCGGTAACACCGCCCGCCAGTACGCTCGCATCCTGGACGACGATCACGGGCCGGCGGCCGACGCCATCACGGTCAACCCCTTCCTGGGACGGGACTCGCTCGAACCGTTCCTCCAGCGTGAGGACAAGGGCGTGTTCGTCCTCGGACGGACGTCGAACCCCGGCGGTGCCGACCTCCAGAACCTCGAACTGGCCTCCGGGGAACCGCTCTACGAACGGGTCGTCCACCTGGCGGACCTGTGGAACGACAACGGCAACGTCGGCCTCGTCGTGGGTGCGACTGCGCCCGAGGAACTGGAGTCGATCCGCGAACTCGTCCCGGAGATCCCGTTTCTCGTCCCCGGTGTCGGTGCCCAGGGGGGTGACGCCGAGGCTGCCGTCGAACACGGGCTGGCCGACGGCGTCGGCCTCGTCAACTCCTCGCGCGGGATTATCTTCGCCGGCGAGGGAGCCGCCGACCGCGGTGACGAAACGGCCTTCTTCGACGCGGCCGGCCAGGCGGCCAAGCAGCTCAGCGCCCGGCTGAACCAGTACCGCTAG
- a CDS encoding J domain-containing protein, which produces MQYDRLITGVAAVFAVLTGMLTVVGLLVNPAVLFLALMFGASTYFMYYHASGKLAAGVYERVERRAARGGADRRSSARRGGFGAGPREEWTGPRDGRNVRDVAREARRRASNGGRRQRQQRQAGRQRQRTRRARRDDGPSVAEAYQRLDLEQGADESAVKTAYREKVKEVHPDTDSGTEREFKQVKAAYERLTDD; this is translated from the coding sequence GTGCAGTACGACCGGCTCATCACGGGTGTCGCTGCGGTGTTTGCCGTCCTGACTGGCATGCTCACGGTGGTTGGGCTCCTCGTGAACCCGGCGGTGCTCTTCCTGGCGCTGATGTTCGGTGCGTCGACGTATTTCATGTACTACCACGCGAGCGGGAAGCTGGCAGCCGGCGTCTACGAGCGCGTGGAACGGCGGGCCGCTCGTGGCGGTGCCGACCGCCGCAGCAGTGCTCGCCGCGGTGGGTTCGGTGCCGGCCCGCGCGAGGAGTGGACGGGACCACGGGACGGCCGGAACGTCCGTGACGTGGCCCGTGAGGCACGCCGGCGGGCCAGCAACGGGGGTCGGCGTCAGCGACAGCAGCGTCAGGCCGGCCGACAGCGCCAGCGTACCCGGCGCGCCCGGCGGGACGACGGCCCCAGTGTCGCGGAGGCGTACCAACGACTCGATCTGGAACAGGGTGCCGACGAGAGCGCCGTCAAAACGGCCTACCGCGAGAAGGTCAAGGAGGTCCACCCGGACACCGACTCCGGCACCGAGCGGGAGTTCAAGCAGGTCAAGGCGGCCTACGAACGGCTGACCGACGACTGA
- a CDS encoding MTH1187 family thiamine-binding protein — protein MTCIGFLSVAPVVEESMAPYVADAVAALDDFDVEYETTPMGTIIEADDSEELFAAAHAAHEAVGAQSDRVETFLKIDDKRAVEQRASEKVDAVEEQLGREARSDGRE, from the coding sequence ATGACCTGTATCGGGTTCCTCTCGGTCGCACCGGTCGTCGAGGAGAGCATGGCGCCCTACGTCGCCGACGCCGTCGCGGCGTTGGACGACTTCGACGTGGAGTACGAGACCACACCGATGGGGACGATCATCGAAGCCGACGACAGCGAGGAACTGTTCGCGGCCGCACACGCCGCCCACGAAGCCGTCGGAGCACAGTCCGACCGCGTCGAGACGTTCCTGAAGATCGACGACAAACGAGCCGTCGAACAACGGGCCAGCGAGAAGGTCGACGCCGTCGAGGAGCAACTGGGTCGTGAAGCCCGGAGCGACGGCAGGGAGTGA